tcttcttcatcttcagcAGCGGCTAATGCTACTTCCCAGTTTTCCTCGTTTTTTGTAGAACCAGAATCAGAATCAGCTTTGACTTTCTTGAGTGATTCGTCATCCAGATCAAATAGATCAAGTACATCAGCTTTACGGAACCATTCAGTAGTAAATTCTCCACCCTGGATGACTATTTTATCCAGCATTCGTTTTTGGTTGGCCCGACGCAACATATTAGATTCAACCGTATATTCACTAATCAAACGATAAATGTGCACATCACGGGTCTGCCCAATTCTGTGTGATCTATCTTGAGCTTGCGCATCCAATTGTGGATTCCAATCCGagtcataaaaaattacagtGTCAGCGCCAGTTAAGTTTATACCTAAACCACCACTTCTCGTTGAAAGTATAAAAACTGGAATCTTATCGTCATTGTTAAACCGTTCAGTTAGTATTTGTCTTTGCTCTATCTTGGTAGCTCCGTCAAGACGTAAATAGCGATGTCCGTGAATATTAAGGAATTGTTCTAAAATGTCCAGGACTTTTGTCATCTGGGTAAAGATTAATACTCGATGTCCGTTAGAAACCAAATCTTTCAATAAACGGTCCAGTACCTGCAGTTTACCACAATCATATTGTAACAGTCGCTTATCAGGAAAAGCAATAGCCAATCTAGTTGAAGCTTGATGTAGCggattaatttttctagATACCTCATATAGTAAATCTCGAGGAATTGTTTTACAAAACAGTTCTGGTAGATCTACCACTACCGCTTTAGGAGTGATACAAGCAAACCGTTGTATGATTTCCTTCATATTCGAAGCTCTCTCTTCAGTACTTAAGATGCAACTGCGCAATGCTTTCGTAGtatttagtaaataaagTGGATCATCTTTAGCATAAAGCGTATAATCAATTGATGTTGAATGCTTTGGAAGCTTTTCGGCCAATCGAATAAGGTTGCTTCCATATATGGGTGAATGAGAGCATTTACTTTCATTCAAGTACTTCTGGAAATTTAGTTTATCAAGCTGTTcttgataaattttattttgaaagtgCTCTTTAAAGttggattttttgaattgacAGGGCTTGCATTCCTCGTCAATCTGCATTCTTAGAAATGTAGATATTCTATTGTAAGCATTCGTTGCGCAAAGACTATTCAATTCATCAGAAACAAAAGTGTCAAACGCTTCCGAATCTGTACGAATTAATCTTAACGTAGAAAGATCCAATTTCGTCATTGGCTCTTCATGCAATAACCGTTTCCGAACCAATAAGTCTTTAATTTCCAAATCAGCAATGGCAGATCTTCGCAAGGCGAAAGATGTGACAATTGGTCTTTCTTCATGCAAATTGGGATGATTACATACTTTTCGAAGTTGCATAAGGCAATTAATAATGCTCATAAAATTTCCAGATGCCAAAATTTCTCTAGTACGAGCACGGTTTATAAAATCATCGTACAAAAACCTTTGTCGCTTAGAGAGCTGGCAATACACAACATGCTCATATTTAGCTGGCATCTGCTTTTCAACTTCTGTTTTTAAACGGCGAAGTAAATAAGGTCTGAGTACACGATGAAGCTTGGCAACTGTGTTCATCGCTTCAGGATTCATATCCTGACCTTCTTCTATTAAACGATCCATCGGTTTTGAAAACCAATCTTGAAAATCCTTCAAATTAGCAAAAGCAGAGTTATTTTGTGTCACGCCAGCAGGCATCAAGAAATACAGAAGTGACCATAATTCGactaaattattttgcaAAGGAGTTCCGGTAAGCAATAATCGATGCTCTGCATTAAAGTTCAGAAGAGATTGCCAACGTTGAGAcctgaaatttttaatattgtgAGCTTCATCTAAAATCATGTACTGCCATTTTTTGCGTCTAAAGGGTTGATGATCTTGTAAAACAAGTTGATATGAAGTAATACAGACATGCCAAGTGTCGGGTTTATACCATccacttcttttttcttttctttcttggGGATTGCCATAATACGTTAGAATTTTAAATCCCGgcaaaaatttcttaaattcCATTTCCCAATTAAGCATTACACTTGTCGGTacaataattaaatgaGGGCcccaattttctttttcacaGGCGAGATGGGCCAGTAAGGCTATCGTTTGAATCGTTTTTCCAAGACCCATTTCATCAGCAAGTATACCGTTGGTATTGCTATCATGAAGGGCAGTAAGCCATTCAAGTCCATACTGTTGATATTCCCTAAGAGTTCCTCTAAAGAGAAAAGGAACTTGGATCTTATTAGCATGTAAGACAGGGCTCCCATTAGGTTCgtcaaattttctttgctcAGAAATTCCTgctattgattttttccGTGCAAGACCGTCATCGTTTACTCGtctcttctttttacttGCAACGTCTTCATTGTATAACAGAGACAAGCTTGACGACGACCCAGTATCGTGTAGTGGAACTTCATTTTGGTCTCCATCATTGAGATCCTTTTTGGTAGACACACCATCAGTAATGTCCTCTTTTTTCATGACTATCACTTCTCCATCCAAATCCGATACGTGGTtgtatgatttttttgcaaaaaatcgACGACTTCTTCGCAGGGAGGGTGGATGTTTATTCACCACACGAGTTTTGTCACTAACCTTCCgttttcttaaatttgATTCCTCTGTAATATCCTCGTCTTCATTCTCTTCATCTTCGGAACTCAACGGTTCATCATCTGAAGTTTCTTCCGCTTCCTCTTCACGTTCtatatttttgattaaGTCCGGATTACTATACTTAAGTTTCAACTCATCAACAGATAGTAGATCGTCTgatgtttttaataaataattccAGTCTACGGCTGATTCACTTGTTTGCGCACTGATATTAATATTGGCTCTTTCAATTCTAGCTTCAAGCAAATCAGTAGAATGTTTCAAAATGTTGGCCAACTGTTCTTTTCCTGCTACTCTTTGAGCTTCAGCTGCTCTTTCAGCACGTCTCCGTCTAACTTCTCTTTCAATGactttccatttttttcggATTTCCCAAGCAGTTCTTTTTGCCAAAAGACGTATCCGCTTGTCCTCCTCTTTGGCCTTTTTCTCATCTGCACCTGAAAGTCGCTTAAAATGTGCTAAAATCATACCAGATATTCGGCGCGAACGCGAAGCTCGCACCTTCCTATCATTATGCATAGAGCGAGCATAACCATTGACATGAGATAGAAGATTATCTCTGTATGATATTGGAATATTATTGGAACTAGGTGCCTTTTTCAGCTCTACAGGAGCTTCTGCTGTAAAGTAACCCTTTTTTCTGAACTCATTAATTCTATGTCGGAGTTGAACCTCGCGAAAAACCAATTCCTTTGCTTCTTTCGGATCGTGATCACCATCTTCCAAAGATACATATGAATCAAGGTATTGCTCTAAATGTTCGTATTTTGGCTGTTCAGTGATATGCCCACTGTGAGTAACCAA
This portion of the Schizosaccharomyces pombe strain 972h- genome assembly, chromosome: I genome encodes:
- the swr1 gene encoding Swr1 complex histone chaperone module subunit, SNF2 family ATP-dependent chromatin remodeller Swr1, yielding MTYEESEKNKNGLSSYIKKEGSSDLKVRVRFREPKLLVTHSGHITEQPKYEHLEQYLDSYVSLEDGDHDPKEAKELVFREVQLRHRINEFRKKGYFTAEAPVELKKAPSSNNIPISYRDNLLSHVNGYARSMHNDRKVRASRSRRISGMILAHFKRLSGADEKKAKEEDKRIRLLAKRTAWEIRKKWKVIEREVRRRRAERAAEAQRVAGKEQLANILKHSTDLLEARIERANINISAQTSESAVDWNYLLKTSDDLLSVDELKLKYSNPDLIKNIEREEEAEETSDDEPLSSEDEENEDEDITEESNLRKRKVSDKTRVVNKHPPSLRRSRRFFAKKSYNHVSDLDGEVIVMKKEDITDGVSTKKDLNDGDQNEVPLHDTGSSSSLSLLYNEDVASKKKRRVNDDGLARKKSIAGISEQRKFDEPNGSPVLHANKIQVPFLFRGTLREYQQYGLEWLTALHDSNTNGILADEMGLGKTIQTIALLAHLACEKENWGPHLIIVPTSVMLNWEMEFKKFLPGFKILTYYGNPQERKEKRSGWYKPDTWHVCITSYQLVLQDHQPFRRKKWQYMILDEAHNIKNFRSQRWQSLLNFNAEHRLLLTGTPLQNNLVELWSLLYFLMPAGVTQNNSAFANLKDFQDWFSKPMDRLIEEGQDMNPEAMNTVAKLHRVLRPYLLRRLKTEVEKQMPAKYEHVVYCQLSKRQRFLYDDFINRARTREILASGNFMSIINCLMQLRKVCNHPNLHEERPIVTSFALRRSAIADLEIKDLLVRKRLLHEEPMTKLDLSTLRLIRTDSEAFDTFVSDELNSLCATNAYNRISTFLRMQIDEECKPCQFKKSNFKEHFQNKIYQEQLDKLNFQKYLNESKCSHSPIYGSNLIRLAEKLPKHSTSIDYTLYAKDDPLYLLNTTKALRSCILSTEERASNMKEIIQRFACITPKAVVVDLPELFCKTIPRDLLYEVSRKINPLHQASTRLAIAFPDKRLLQYDCGKLQVLDRLLKDLVSNGHRVLIFTQMTKVLDILEQFLNIHGHRYLRLDGATKIEQRQILTERFNNDDKIPVFILSTRSGGLGINLTGADTVIFYDSDWNPQLDAQAQDRSHRIGQTRDVHIYRLISEYTVESNMLRRANQKRMLDKIVIQGGEFTTEWFRKADVLDLFDLDDESLKKVKADSDSGSTKNEENWEVALAAAEDEEDVQAAQVARKESALEQTEFSETSTPQAMLTKDSTPLSSDSATPGFERDSTEEQSNTNDMDEDRSELEEDLDETVGHIDEYMISFLEQEGTSDEW